The genomic DNA AATTGGATCAGATTAATCCCGGATACTACTTCTCAGCCTGCTAAACTTTTTCCGACTCTTAATCCAGCTAGTCAGCTTCCGCTTGATTTAACGAACTCTATTCTCAGAAGCGCGTCTCCTTGTCATATACAGTACTTACACAATATGGGTGTGGGTGCTTCTCTGACAATTTCATTGATGAAAGATCAAAAACTTTGGGGTCTGATTGCTTGCCATCATCAGTCACCCAAATATGTTCCTTATGAGCTGCGTAAAGCTTGCGAATTTTTGGGGCGCGTTATCTTTTCAGAAATCTCAACGAGAGAAGAAACTGAAGATTACGACTATCGCATGAGGTTGACATATATCCAATCAGCCTTGGTTGAATATATGTCCCAAGAAGAAAACTTCATTGATGGTTTAGTTAAACACCAACCGAATTTACTCGATCTCGCGAATGCTAAAGGTGCCGCTGTATGCTTTGGCGGGAATTGCACGGTGGTTGGGGAGACTCCCACAGAAGAAGAAGTCAATTTTTTAGTCCAATGGCTAAAGAATAACGTCGATGAAGAGGTCTTCTATAGCGATTCCTTACCTCATATTTATCCAGATGCGGAAAGGTTCAAAAACGTTGCCAGTGGCTTATTAGCGATTCCGATTTCTCAGAATAACTATGTTTTGTGGTTCCGACCAGAAGTGATTCAAACCGTTAATTGGGGTGGCGATCCCAATAAGGCGTTTGAAGTAACCCAGTCAGAGGGAAATATTCGTCTGTGTCCTCGCAAATCCTTTGAGCTATGGAAGGAAACGGTTCGCTTAACCTCTTTACCCTGGAAACAGGTAGAAATTAAAGCAGCACTTGAACTCAGAAAGGCAATTATTAACATTGTGCTTCGCCAAGCTGATGAACTTGCCCAATTAGCTCAAGACTTAGAACGTTCCAATGCTGAGCTGAAAAAGTTTGCTTACGTCGCCTCCCATGACTTGCAAGAGCCACTCAATCAGGTAGCGAACTACGTGCAACTTTTAGAGATGCGCTATCAAGAGCAACTCGACGAAGACGCGAAGGAATTTATTGGCTTCACTGTTGAGGGAGTCAGCTTAATGCAGACGCTAATTGATGATGTGCTGGCATACTCTAAGGTGGATATGCAGGCCATTGAGTTTGAAATGACTGGGGTGGAGACGGCTTTAGACCGCGCCTTGGCTAATTTGCGAGGACGCATCTCGGAAACAGGAACTGCGATCGCTCACGATCCCTTGCCGACGGTTATGGCAGATAGCACCCAGTTAATGCAACTGTTCCAGAACCTGATTGGCAACGCCATCAAATTCCGCAGTGAGCAACCGCCAGAAATCCATGTAGGAGCTTCTCGGCTAGAGGATGCGTGGCTATTCTCAGTACGGGATAATGGCATTGGCATTGATCCGCAGTTTAGCGATCGCATTTTTGTCATCTTTCAGCGTCTGCACACGCGGGATGAGTATCAAGGTACAGGAATGGGTTTAGCAATTTGCAAAAAGATTGTCGAGTGTCACCGAGGGCGCATCTGGGTCGAGTCCCAATTAGGTCAGGGTGCAACATTCTACTTTACGATTCCAGTAGGGGGACGCGATCGTGAGCGTAGAAACGGAAGAAAACCACAAAACAATCTTTTTAGTCGAGGACAATAAAGCCGATATCCGCTTAATCCAAGAAGCCTTAAAAAATAGCTCGCTTCCACACCAAGTCGTGACAGTTAGGGATGGTGTGGATGCGATGGCTTTCTTGCGCCAAGAAGGCGAGTATGCTGATGCACCTCGCCCTGACCTGATTTTGCTGGATTTGAACTTGCCGAAGAAGGATGGTCGAGAAGTTTTGGCGGAAATTAAAGCCGATCCCAAGCTGAAACGCATCCCAGTAGTAGTGCTGACAACTTCAAAAAATGAAGATGATATTTTCCATAGCTATGACTTGCACGTAAATTGCTACATCACCAAATCCCGCAACCTCAGCCAGCTCTTCAAAATTGTTAAAGGAATTGAAGAGTTTTGGCTGGAAACTGTTACCCTGCCATCGGAATGATGACAAGAAATTTTCGTATCTTGTTAAAATGCAAGCAGTTGCCGAGCGGGGACAGGAGGGGAGGGGAGATCCCAGAAGATTATGCCTGGAAGCTCTATAAAAATCTTGTTGATTGAGGACAACTTGGCAGAAGCCAGATTCATGCAAGAGCTTCTGAAACAAGCCAAGTTCAAACAGTTTAGTCTGGTACATGTCAAACGATTGAGGGAAGCGCTCAATCGACTCAATGAAGATTGCTTTGATGTAATTTTGTTGGATCTGACCCTACCTGACAGTCAAGGTTTGTGTTCTCTAGCTCCCCTAA from Coleofasciculus sp. FACHB-1120 includes the following:
- a CDS encoding ATP-binding protein — protein: MKINLQVPGINLTSLKEAPIHTASQIQPHGILFVLAEPELTILQVSSNISTVFGISPEKILQKKLEELLDPFQVERIKTGLLEDNLDFINPIKIWARRKGDEYLVFDGVFHRNPDGFLVLELEPAISQENIPFLSFYHLARASINQLEKTSTLGDFCQIIVKEVRKVTGFDRVMLYKFDDDGHGSVIAEEKLESMEPYLGLHYPESDIPKPARKLFTSNWIRLIPDTTSQPAKLFPTLNPASQLPLDLTNSILRSASPCHIQYLHNMGVGASLTISLMKDQKLWGLIACHHQSPKYVPYELRKACEFLGRVIFSEISTREETEDYDYRMRLTYIQSALVEYMSQEENFIDGLVKHQPNLLDLANAKGAAVCFGGNCTVVGETPTEEEVNFLVQWLKNNVDEEVFYSDSLPHIYPDAERFKNVASGLLAIPISQNNYVLWFRPEVIQTVNWGGDPNKAFEVTQSEGNIRLCPRKSFELWKETVRLTSLPWKQVEIKAALELRKAIINIVLRQADELAQLAQDLERSNAELKKFAYVASHDLQEPLNQVANYVQLLEMRYQEQLDEDAKEFIGFTVEGVSLMQTLIDDVLAYSKVDMQAIEFEMTGVETALDRALANLRGRISETGTAIAHDPLPTVMADSTQLMQLFQNLIGNAIKFRSEQPPEIHVGASRLEDAWLFSVRDNGIGIDPQFSDRIFVIFQRLHTRDEYQGTGMGLAICKKIVECHRGRIWVESQLGQGATFYFTIPVGGRDRERRNGRKPQNNLFSRGQ
- a CDS encoding response regulator, whose translation is MSVETEENHKTIFLVEDNKADIRLIQEALKNSSLPHQVVTVRDGVDAMAFLRQEGEYADAPRPDLILLDLNLPKKDGREVLAEIKADPKLKRIPVVVLTTSKNEDDIFHSYDLHVNCYITKSRNLSQLFKIVKGIEEFWLETVTLPSE